Proteins encoded by one window of Lacerta agilis isolate rLacAgi1 chromosome 11, rLacAgi1.pri, whole genome shotgun sequence:
- the POC5 gene encoding centrosomal protein POC5 isoform X2 encodes MDERRHETAAMRRRKHGRPSDFATSTRTTRIEVSTAVKEPARTNVGGLCPVRSEDSSSEGSSSSQREIQESNVTDLSISDERVTQIESILDLWSGSLKTNVLTELRKWKLHFIEHHTLELRQEREKHAAHVRQLTNQMENLKELLHTYEISIGRKDEIIANLTHAIEKQKDRIELMKKFSKWRLQHFMGKQDSKHEMYTNRLADRLYEIGLLKKAWATWRSRSHAKWKETVERACQSSAESVRVSLSNTYESQLQELNIALEKSKSELMEMQSKRHDYEDAMKKAFMRGVCALNMEAMTIFQGKEFKFDHVIELSDRTEPGAGTGSSGGPTAKLPTSHFDRHLPPSSSLPPPPPPPPPPPPPSTPRPLTAAPGSAPLTAAPGSAPVEDLFSSHHGHAVTSHTRLDSAAMVLASGAAKGSGVVCIPKLSSGRVVTSAQQKAGRTITARIFGRSDFALKNRICSNLDVLGVSPPMNSVVVEKHHPVTKQTIPQATAAKYPRTLHQFSNAISAKPSGHGVKSHSQTHSNVQSIKVVD; translated from the exons tttcaaCAGCAGTAAAGGAGCCGGCTCGTACAAACGTGGGAGGACTTTGCCCAGTCCGTTCAGAAGACAGCTCTTCAGAAGGGTCCTCATCTAGTCAAAGAGAGATCCAGGAGTCAAATGTGACTGATTTAAGTATTTCAGATGAAAGAGTGACCCAAATAGAGAGCATACTTGATCTCTGGAGTGGAAGTCTTAAG accaatgttctgactgAGCTGCGGAAATGGAAGCTTCATTTCATTGAACATCACACGCTAGAATTGAGacaagaaagagaaaaacatGCAGCCCATGTGAGACAATTGACCAATCAGATGGAGAACCTGAAGGAACTGCTGCATACATATGAGATTTCAATAGGGAGAAAAGATGAG atAATTGCCAATTTGACACATGCAATTGAGAAACAAAAGGACAGGATAGAGCTAATGAAGAAATTCTCAAAGTGGCGCCTTCAGCATTTCATGGGCAAACAAGATTCCAAACATGAG ATGTACACAAATAGACTGGCTGATCGGTTATATGAAATAGGTTTATTGAAGAAAGCTTGGGCAACTTGGCGCTCTCGCAGCCATGCAAAATGGAAAGAGACTGTGGAAAGGGCCTGTCAGTCAAGTGCTGAATCTGTACGTGTTTCACTATCCAATACCTATGAAAGTCAACTTCAAGAG TTAAATATTGCACTGGAGAAGTCGAAATCTGAGCTCATGGAAATGCAGAGCAAAAGACATGATTATGAAGATGCTATGAAGAAGGCCTTCATGCGTGGAGTCTGTGCATTGAATATGGAAGCAATGACCATATTTCagggcaaagagttcaaatttgaCCATG TGATTGAGCTATCAGATAGAACAGAACCTGGTGCTGGCACTGGTAGTTCTGGTGGTCCTACAGCAAAGCTTCCTACATCACACTTTGATCGGCATTtacccccatcctcctccttgccgccaccgccgccgccaccaccaccacctcctcctccttctactcCTCGTCCTCTAACTGCGGCTCCAGGCTCTGCTCCTCTAACTGCGGCTCCAGGCTCTGCTCCTGTAGAGGATCTG TTTTCTTCTCACCACGGCCATGCAGTCACCTCCCACACCAGATTAGACTCGGCTGCTATGGTATTGGCCTCTGGTGCTGCTAAGGGGTCAGGTGTTGTGTGCATTCCAAAACTG TCCTCGGGTCGAGTTGTAACTTCAGCACAACAGAAGGCTGGAAGGACAATCACTGCTAGAATCTTCGGCCGGTCTGATTTTGCACTAAAGAATCGGATTTGTAGTAACCTAGACGTGTTGGGCGTTTCTCCTCCCATGAATTCTGTTGTTGTGGAAAAACATCATCCAGTCACTAAA CAAACCATACCTCAAGCTACTGCTGCTAAATATCCTCGAACTTTGCACCAATTTTCTAATGCTATCAGCGCGAAGCCTTCAGGACATGGTGTGAAATCTCACTCCCAGACCCACAGCAACGTCCAGTCAATAAAGGTGGTTGACTAG